One part of the Amyelois transitella isolate CPQ chromosome 10, ilAmyTran1.1, whole genome shotgun sequence genome encodes these proteins:
- the LOC106137718 gene encoding uncharacterized protein LOC106137718 produces MFNNSNIVYGDQTVKVPAHLNFGKFMLDSLRLYRNEIALENADTHEVLTYEQLTQYAVGLSCALKKLGVGLGNTVALGSEKRLEFIPTALAIVFTGATYTPYDLKSGSAILKHKLSITKPKYFVCTSLFWNTYGDLLKTFDCIKHYITLDEKTDSLISVKSILSHVNVNNFEPAKVKGQSDVAFILYSSGTTGMPKGVQLTHLNCILNSLPHDFKDSSLATGFIYGEWYHNYDTFMTYKFLLAGRKMVYINEPTLEGFLKCVDECKINVAMIVPSLVGFCSKAEDLSRYNLDSLKIIYSRSSPLHNKTIENVKIRFPNLQNVLQGYGMTECGEPTSESWGTKGPKPGSVGMASPGLIIKIVDPQTNKILGPNTQGEIRVTGPVFMKGYIGIDPSTYLDEQEFFKTGDLGYYDNDKYFYIVDRMKEIIVYDGYKVAPLELESILLAHPKVREAAVVGKIVPDYGEEPTAFVVKEPGVQVTEKELVDYVASEVSPYMQLRGGVRFIDKIPRNTRGKALRRNLRELLNENINS; encoded by the exons atgtttaacaatAGCAATATTGTATACGGTGATCAAACAGTGAAAGTTCCAGCCCATttgaatttcgggaaattcaTGCTGGATAGTTTACGCCTGTACAGAAATGAAATAGCTCTG gaaAACGCAGATACTCATGAGGTCTTGACATACGAGCAGCTTACTCAATATGCTGTAGGCCTGTCATGCGCTCTGAAGAAATTGGGGGTCGGTTTAGGAAATACCGTCGCCTTGGGGTCGGAGAAACGTTTAGAATTCATACCTACGGCCTTAGCGATCGTTTTCACGGGAGCTACTTACACTCCATACGACTTGAAGAGTGGCAGcg caATACTCAAACACAAATTGAGTATCACGAAGccgaaatattttgtttgcacCAGTTTATTTTGGAACACATACGGGGATTTGCTGAAAACTTTTGACTGCATAAAACATTACATAACTTTGGATGAAAAAACAGATAGTCTAATTTCTGTGAAAAGCATTTTGTCACATGTAAATGTGAATAATTTTGAACCAGCAAAGGTTAAAGGGCAAAGCGATGttgcatttattttgtactcaTCTGGCACGACTGGCATGCCAAAAGGTGTCCAATTGACACATTTGAACTGTATATTAAACAGTCTACCTCACGA TTTCAAAGATAGCTCATTAGCAACAGGATTCATTTACGGGGAATGGTATCATAATTATGACACTTTCATGACGTATAAATTCCTTTTGGCCGGTCGGAAAATGGTTTACATTAACGAACCGACGCTCGAGGGCTTTCTCAAATGTGTCGACGAATGCAAG aTAAATGTAGCAATGATAGTACCCTCATTAGTCGGATTCTGTTCGAAAGCTGAAGACTTGAGCCGATACAACCTTGATTCactcaaaattatttactcaCGATCGTCGCCTCTTCATAATAAAACGatagaaaatgttaaaatacg ATTCCCTAATCTTCAGAATGTTCTACAAGGCTACGGAATGACTGAATGTGGCGAACCCACTTCTGAAAGCTGGGGTACAAAAGGACCTAAGCCAGGTAGTGTCGGGATGGCCTCTCCTGGCCTTATcataaaa ATCGTCGATCCGCAAACCAATAAAATACTTGGACCGAACACACAAGGTGAAATACGCGTCACTGGGCCAGTTTTTATGAAAGGCTACATAGGAATCGACCCGTCGACATATTTGGATGAGCAGGAATTCTTCAAAACGGGCGACCTCGGCTATTATGATAACGACAAATATTTCTACATCGTAGACAGGATGAAAGAAATTATTGTATACGACGGATATAAG GTTGCACCACTAGAGCTTGAGTCGATCCTACTGGCGCACCCGAAAGTTCGGGAAGCTGCAGTAGTGGGGAAGATAGTCCCGGATTACGGGGAAGAACCCACGGCCTTTGTCGTGAAGGAGCCGGGGGTCCAAGTCACAGAGAAGGAACTCGTGGACTATGTGGCTTCtgag GTCAGTCCCTACATGCAGCTTCGCGGAGGCGTGAGATTCATCGACAAAATACCAAGAAACACCAGGGGGAAGGCACTCCGACGCAATCTCAGGGAATTATTGAACGAGAATATTAATTCATAA